In a genomic window of Telopea speciosissima isolate NSW1024214 ecotype Mountain lineage chromosome 5, Tspe_v1, whole genome shotgun sequence:
- the LOC122661621 gene encoding mediator of RNA polymerase II transcription subunit 32-like, which produces MDSIVDSLSNAYQEFVAAVAGVLEAKEASGVQETGATDAALENFKQRWELFRVACDQAEEFVESAKQRIGSECLVDEATGAVAGRTGQGTSSGLPPISAVRLEQMSKAVRWLVIELQHGSGASSGHAHSPVPFDTRFSEDAPQ; this is translated from the coding sequence ATGGACAGCATCGTAGATTCTCTGAGCAATGCATATCAGGAGTTTGTTGCTGCTGTAGCTGGTGTACTTGAAGCCAAGGAGGCTTCTGGTGTCCAGGAGACAGGAGCCACAGATGCTGCATTAGAGAACTTTAAGCAGCGATGGGAATTGTTTAGAGTAGCTTGTGATCAAGCAGAGGAGTTTGTGGAGTCTGCAAAGCAACGGATAGGCTCAGAATGCCTGGTGGATGAGGCAACTGGTGCAGTGGCAGGGAGGACCGGACAGGGTACCAGTTCTGGTCTTCCACCTATTAGTGCTGTTCGGTTGGAACAGATGAGTAAAGCAGTCCGGTGGCTTGTTATTGAACTGCAACATGGTTCTGGAGCTTCCAGTGGTCATGCTCATTCTCCTGTTCCTTTTGACACCAGATTCTCAGAAGATGCTCCTCAATAG
- the LOC122660821 gene encoding uncharacterized protein LOC122660821, whose amino-acid sequence MEATKFRLLSQTAVTLPSLKQRRTSNNTKCKRNGRFVPPLKVVGMAKESSGSGDSIIEKVAILGGLVSTPVIGWSLYTLKTTGCGLPPGPGGSIGALEGVSYLVVVGITAWSLYTKTKRGSGLPNGPYGLLGAVEGLSYLALLAIAVVFGLQFLEKGSLPGPVPVPGDQCFG is encoded by the coding sequence ATGGAAGCAACAAAATTCCGGTTATTGTCGCAAACAGCTGTGACGCTGCCGTCGCTGAAGCAGCGGCGAACAAGTAACAACACAAAATGCAAGAGAAATGGACGGTTTGTGCCGCCGCTTAAGGTGGTGGGCATGGCAAAGGAAAGCAGTGGCAGCGGCGATAGCATCATAGAGAAGGTAGCCATACTGGGTGGTTTAGTGTCGACGCCGGTGATCGGGTGGTCTCTCTACACGCTTAAAACAACTGGGTGTGGCCTTCCACCAGGCCCAGGGGGCTCAATAGGTGCACTAGAAGGTGTGAGCTACCTAGTGGTGGTAGGTATCACGGCTTGGTCTTTGTACACCAAGACCAAAAGAGGCTCTGGTTTGCCTAATGGGCCTTATGGGCTTTTGGGAGCTGTGGAAGGGCTATCTTACTTGGCTTTGCTTGCTATAGCAGTTGTGTTTGGGTTGCAGTTCTTGGAGAAGGGCTCTCTTCCTGGCCCAGTACCAGTACCAGGAGACCAATGCTTTGGCTGA